One genomic window of Parcubacteria group bacterium includes the following:
- a CDS encoding nucleotidyl transferase AbiEii/AbiGii toxin family protein, translated as MHHEALTKKAAELFPKLGEFRGFYLAGGTALALQIGHRVSVDFDLFTHAPIRNSLLQKVKDVFFDDAVRDLVNNRDELTVIIAGVKCTFLHYPYAIKQKTVSYRGVQLLAVPDIAVTKAYTIGRRGDFKDYFDLYCILKEKRAALGSVMRRAARVYGDDFNDRLFLEQLVYLDDVSETSVVFLKRAVTKAGLSRFFEDAVKKQRVRL; from the coding sequence ATGCACCACGAGGCGCTCACAAAAAAGGCCGCAGAACTGTTTCCAAAGCTCGGTGAGTTTAGGGGGTTCTATCTTGCCGGGGGCACGGCGCTCGCGCTGCAAATCGGGCATCGCGTTTCCGTTGATTTTGATTTATTCACCCATGCCCCCATCCGCAACTCGTTGCTGCAGAAAGTTAAAGACGTATTTTTTGATGATGCGGTGCGCGATTTAGTGAACAATCGCGATGAGCTCACCGTGATCATTGCCGGCGTTAAGTGCACATTTTTGCACTATCCGTATGCGATCAAACAAAAAACCGTTTCCTACCGGGGCGTTCAGTTGCTGGCGGTTCCTGATATTGCAGTCACCAAAGCATACACCATCGGAAGGAGAGGCGATTTTAAGGACTACTTTGACTTGTACTGCATACTCAAAGAGAAACGCGCCGCGCTTGGCAGCGTTATGCGGCGGGCCGCGCGGGTGTATGGCGATGATTTCAATGATCGGCTCTTCCTTGAGCAGCTGGTGTACCTTGATGATGTAAGCGAGACAAGCGTCGTGTTCCTAAAACGTGCGGTCACTAAAGCGGGGTTGAGCAGATTTTTTGAAGATGCGGTGAAAAAACAGAGAGTGCGATTGTAG